From the genome of Tenrec ecaudatus isolate mTenEca1 chromosome 1, mTenEca1.hap1, whole genome shotgun sequence:
ggggcacagagctcatttggactcatagtgaccccgtgtgacAGAGAAGAGCTATCCCCCAGGGTTTTCCTGATGGCAGTTTTTTCCAAAAGGAGGcttagtggtgcagtgggttaaatgGGGGAGCCGCTCACCcaaaggtggatggttcaaatccacccgtgCTTCTTGGGGTTAAGGTGAGGCAGGCCGTTTAAAGGGTTTTCGTGAGCTGGAATGGCTGCGCGACAGTGGGTCTGAATTGGGTTTTTACCagcacagatcaccaggccttttctcccgcagagccactgggtgggtctGAACGACCAACGTTTGAGTTGCAGTCAAGGCTTAACATCGCCCCCCCCCCCTACCGTCAGGGCATCCTATTTATTCACCGACAAAGTGCTGTGAGCAGGCAGGTCAGTCATCTCTGAGCTTCAGGGCACAAGGGCTAGTAAAGGGGCCCTTGCGCCATACTGAACACTGGGGTACAAGGGGCTCCCACAAAGGCAGAATGAACAAATAGATCCCGCACaatttccacaagctttttggaATCTCCCTCGTGTGTAAAGAGGCAGGGGGCCAACAGGTTGGGGACCAGCCACGGGATCTAGGGCGCTGGTGACGATGaggccccccccacctccccaccagtTCCCCAGGGGCCCCGGGGTGGTTCTGACCTGGAAGAGCAGCACCAGCGTCAGCCCGAGGCAGGCGGAGCCGCAGACACCGTAGCCGGCCAGCAGGAGACAGCGCCGTCCCAGCAGCTCCACGGTCAGGGCCTGCAGTGGCGGGAAGCAGGGGTTAGCACTGGCCCCACCGTTCTGGGGCCCCTCCCTTCTCCCGCCGCTTCTCAAGCATCCCTTTGGGAAGCCTGCTTCCAATAGCTTGGACCCAAAGTTGATGGGCATGCGTTCAGACGCACCATCTGCCCATCTCTGTCCCAATCTTCTTAGAAATCTTCCTCCCCAGgcctccactcccccctctcccGCCCCGCCCGCCTCGCCATCCCTTCCCCAGGGCTCTCCCAGGCAGGCACTTCCCATCTCTTGCCCAGCAGGTAGGTCCTGGCAAAACATGCCACCGGGCCTCCTGCCTTTACTTCTACGTCTCTACCCATCTGgctccagcccccagccccctctGCAGGGGCTCTCACCTGACCACCCCCAGCTCTCCAGCAACCCCAAAGGAGGTGCCTAGCAATGAGGGCCACTCAGAGCAAGGGATTCAGAAAGCTTGTGAGAAAATTCCAGGTTTGATTTTGGGAAGTCCTCGTGGTTGAGGCCCAAGGGAGGTTGAAGCTTCACTTCCTCCTCAGGGAGAGTCAGGCTCCCTCTGTCCTTCTGACTTGAGTTTTGCAgctagggggtgggggaagggttcTAGTTTAACAGAAAGCTAGGAGTGGAGGGCTTATGATGAGCTAGACTGGCCCCAGCCCAGAGGGgaaaggggtgaggggtggggagaggtcagGCATCCAGCCAGAGGAGGGATCTTAGAACTGGGTCTGGACTTGCCCTTTCTgccttccctccatccttcacTGCTGCTTTAGAATTCCCCACCCCTTACTGCCCCGCGCGCTGAATCCTCAACCCTCGGGCCCTCAACTAGAGCATAGGCCAGCTCTTACAAAGAAGGAGTAAGGAAAGCAAGCTTAGAAGCTTACCCTCCCAGGGAACCCAGGAGGCAGGAATTAAAGGAGTGATGGAGCTGGGGAAGCCCTAAAGGAAGGCCCTTCGTGGGCACAGGCATCTGAGGGCACCCCCATCCGTTTGCCTCATTCACGCAGCCAGGGCACCATGGCATAAGCAACTCAGTGTCTGAAATAACTGTCACGCCAACCAAAGAGAATGGCCGCACCAGAATCCCGGGACTGCAGTCGTCGCCACCATTCCACAAAGGACGCAGCGGGATGGGAAGGTGCTGGCGTGACCTGCTCGAGGTCTCACAGCCAGGAAGGGGGTGCACAGCCCAGGGTGCCTGTCTCTCAGGCCACCGCAGGGCCCCATCTAAACGCGGCTCTGTGGGGGCTCCCGTGAGCACTCAGGGtcccccagtcactcactgaaatGACTGTCATCACTATGTTGACCACGCCGGCCCCCACCGTGACATACTGGGAGTGTCCAGCCTGCACGCCTGCCGAGGCATAGATCGTGTCTGCGTAGTAGTTGATCTGGAATGGAAGCCCAGAGGCTGTGAGGAGAGACCCAGGGAACCAACCGGAAGCAGCCCTGGAAGCAGGTGGGAGGCCCTTgctcaggagggaggaggaggaggaggaggaggaggtaggtTTTAGGGACAAGGCCCTGATCTGGGGGCAGGAGACCTGGGGCCGGGTCTGGCCTCTTCCCCTGCTGAGCCTCAGTGTCTGTTTCTATGCAATGGGGAGCTGAACTAGACCACCTCTGTTCCCTTGCCCCCGGCAACCCCATGTGTTAAATGGTAGGATTGCTCCCGAgggtggtgtagaggttatgagttgggctgcgatctgcatggtcctcagttcgaaaccaccagcagctctgagggagaaaacccGGACTGTCTCCTCaggtaaacagtttcagtcttagaaacccacagggcgtcgcTGGGAGCCAGcttggacttgatggtagtgagttgagtCATGGTTcagagagaaagacctggctctCCATGTCCATCGACATTACACTccggaaaatccacagggcaattcgactctgtcccataggggcgGCTATGAGTCGGACACCGTTCTACAGCCGCCaaccatctttatggaagcagtgctcctggcctatcttctgcagagctgctggggaagttccaaccaccaacctttattGTTATATCTTTAGCATTTTTATTGACCTGACTCATCTATCACACCATTCACAAGTTCATTCATTTGAAAGAGAGTTGGGCCGTGAAGGGTGACCACCCATCACAGACCCCTCTTTAGAATCCTCGCGACCTCCACTCCTCCTCGATCCTGTTCTGGATGCAGAACTGAACTTCGCACACCGAAATAAGGCGAGAGGCTGGCCAAGATGACCCAGGGACAGACTTCTTGTGTTCCATGCTAGAGACCTGGGTTAGATTCCTAGTCGATGAAgttcatgcacacacacgtgcctCCCAAGGCATCCATCAGTTGCTGTGCTGCTGATcaggtttcagcagtttccagatgcacggacaaggaagaaaggcctggccatctctcTCTCTGAAGACCCATCAGCCAGTGGGTCATAACTGTCTGATGGTGGAGCCTTGGGCAGGATGTGGTTCGgcggtgcacagggtcactataaattaGGTGTTGATTCTACGGCAGCTAAAAACAACCTGATCACGACTACTCTTGGTGCTGtcgttgttaggtggcattgagGCGATTTCAACCCCTGGTAGCCCCATGTGACAAAGCAAACTGCCCTGCGGAGTTTTCTAGGCTCAGCAAGAGCAGAGAGCCCGCTCTCcctcccacagagttgctgcggggtggattcaaaccaccagcttctctgttggCAACTGCATGCTTAACCCTGAAACCAGTGCTCCTTAGATGCTATCCATAATAGTTCAAAATAGTTTCTCACATTTAATTAAATCAAAACCACcttctggttctcaaccttcctaatgccgtgatgcttcctcatgtggtgatgacccccgAACCATAACATTTTTTGggggttgctacttcatcactgtcattttgctactggtatgaatcgggcaacccctgtgaaagggtcattcgacccccaaaggggtcgcgacccacaggttgagaactacttccCTAGTGGCTCAGGGCAAAGCAGCTGGGCAGCGAGGACTATGCTCCTCCTCGCCCACAATGGCCTGCTGCTCTGGGCTCAGTGGCCACCCCGGGGCCCACATACCGCATTGATCCCGGAGAGCTGCTGTCCggccatgagcacaatgatggaGACGAGCTGCCACCGCAGAGGCCGGAAGGTAAAGAGGTGGAGCACGGACAGCTGGCCCTCGGCCTGCTCGGCCTGGGCCTCCAGACGCATCTCCTCTATCTCATCGTCCACGTTGGTCCTGCCTCGCAGGGCCCTCAGAGCTGTGGGAGAGCAGAGCGTGTCCCCCTGGGGCCCAGACTCCCCAAGCAGGTTCGACACACCCTCTTGTGTCTGCTGCCTCCTCACTCTGGCCACAGCTAGACAACATCCCAGTGCTAAGGGCTCTCCTGATCCTAACCAGGGCCCGGCTGGGGCCCATGTCCCCAGTGGCACTGTGCCCACCCTGACCAATCCCTTGGCTCTCAGCATGCCCACCAACTCTGATCTCGACTCTAACTCTTGGCTGAGCTCCAGCCAGACCCCAACCCCGGGCTGCAGAGCACCCCCTCATACCCTTCCCCACACCCACCCTTCTACCCTCCATGGCCCTatacccccgcccccgcccacaCTAAGCAGGATGGGAGGCTCAGGAGGGAGATGGATGGCACAGGGGTCTCGGCAGAGCAGCCTGCATTGGAAATACCTTGTCGCGCTGTCTCCTCATCCTTCCTCTGAATCAGGGTGTAGCGGGGGCTCTCGGGAAAGAGGGGCAGGGACAGGAGTTGCAGCAGCGCGGGGATCCCTGTGATGGCCAAGAGCACAGGCCAGCCTGGAAGGGACCAAGGGACCTGTAAGAAGagctgggtggagtttagcccattaatcaggtcgcaacttgatgactgcctttggtaatggcttgctggaggtgggcccCTCTCTATACCACGAGcagccacgctgagacctgcaCAAGCCGTGCTGCGGCCATTGGCATCGGATCCACGCcactctgcagccaccagcctgtgttcATACATTGCATGTGCCTGTGCGAgtatgaagagggacttagggactagtatcagacctacggacttgagttggactgggctggggtgtttgatTGATGCACAATGACTTcctgatctaaagctctttctggattttctgtcgcCAACCCCGCCTAACACACCCTCTACGACAGAACAGAGCTGTTgctttgggtttttgagactgcaaatctCTCCAGATGCAGACAGCTGCAGTTCCTGGCATGACTGGTAGGTTTGCATCATTGACCTTGCActgaatcactgtgccaccagggctcaggggccttcaaaaagtttatggaaagacGGAAACAAAACATAAcggaatttccccatgaacttagTGAAGTCCCTCGCCCcctgtgtgcgcgcgtgcgcgcacaccccccccccacacacacactcgtgtTTATGTACTCACTACCAGTGCAACATGTAAgcccctccaccaccagggctccttcatgtctgcatacacacaaatgcacacatatatgtacatggtATGTATCTGTACATATGCAtccatgtgtttatgtgtgttgttagttgctgttgagtcgctTCCCACTCCTGGCGTCCCCACGTGTACTGCCGCACATGGAAGtgctcctggggcttccaaaaggaAAGGGACAAGTCTCTGGGGGTGTCGTGGGTGCACGCTGGGTGGCATTCCTCATGGTGGGCATTGTGAaaccccagcagctctgtgggcgaAAGACTGGGTTCTCTACTCCCATCAATGGTTAGTCTCAGACACgctgagtgagtttggtttgggtttggtcttccatggagcctctgggtgggtttgaaccactaacttctCAGCTAGGGCTCAACTGTGTGTGCCCCCCAGGGACTCCACAAGGTGTTCAGTGGCTGCAttttcagcaggcctttcttcccagggtgCACCACATCCACATGTCTGGTCCCAAGGCCGACTCTTAGCCCTCATCTGGTCTGACGCATCTGCTGCATCTGGCATAGCTGGAGGAGGGCCTACCTTCTCACAGGCCTGTGATTCTGGCGTAGTTCCTTGACCTCTgaacttccccccacccccggcctctGTTCCTGCTGGCTAGTCACCTGTGGGATtccccaggatggcctgcaggctGAAGATCTGTGCTAGGAAGACTCCAACGATGACAAAGACTTCGGTCATTGTCCCCAAGGTGCCCCTCAGGTTCTTGGGAGCCAGCTCTCCCAGGTACATGGGAAGGGCACTGTAGGAGATGCCTAGTTTAAGCAAAACAGTATCAGAAAAGGAAAGAGCAGCCCCCACTTCCTGTGACCCCAGAGCCTGAAATTTAATTCAAATTCCTTTCAGAATCCCTGAGCTTCTTAGTGGGGTTAGTCCTCACTGGCAGTCTTAAGGACTTGTGCTCCCATAGGacgggtcctaaacctaatcgcTTCTGAGCTATAAAAGGAGCAGGCTATCCCCTTCTTAGCAGAAACCTTGTCAGCCTTTAAACTAATCATTTAACTGAGGTAAAGGGGCATTTTTATGATTTTCGTGGACTGAAACTAACAAAGCCCCCAAACTTGTTTCCaggaagtcgattccaactcatggcaaccccaaggCTTACAGAGTAGAACACAGGAGTGTTGTGgttgtgatctttacagaagatcaccaggcctttcttcctcagcccTGCCCAGTAGGCTCAGATAGtcagccttgtggttagtgggCAAGTGCAAACCATTGGCACCACTGCGAGACCGTGAAAGTAGTTCGGCGAGCAATACCATTTCTTCTAGTCCCTGGAGGTCATGAATGGTTTTCCCTCATCTGGTCaccaaagggttggggggtggggtggggtcaaaGGCACCCAGAAGCACCCACagcaggagaagccacctggctgtctgcttctgtaaaggcggTAGCCCGTGGAGCATGGATCCACTTGCCGGCACAAACCCATAATGACAGCACTCTCCTTCCCGAGGGAGGCCTGGTGACGTAGTTAGGAGCTGGGCTGCCAGCTGTGAGGtcggccgtttgaaaccaccagtcactccaagatgggggttttctactcccgcaaagagtcacagtcttgggaacgcatggggccgttctaccctgcccagtagggtggcCGTGAGCTGGActggcctcgatggcagtgatgtgCTTTGGGTTCGATCCTTCCTGAGTGAATTTGCCGAGAGGCTTTAGCCCTGAGACTTCCTTTGAGCTCACAGCCTTAGTCAGCTGAAGGGGTGGCTGCGTGGGAAGGCCTCAACGTCACTGGCTACCTCAGGTCGTGTCCCCTCTCATCCTCTAGTGAGCTAGACCAGCTTCCTCCCTAGGCTGTCTAAGGTCAAGGTCCTAAGGGCCTGAAGGGCGGTTCTGAAGATTGCTAACTGACCGTTCGTTTTAAGTAAAAGGAAGGGCACACCTGAGTTCAGATCTGAGTTCAGACACAGGGAGTGAGAAGACTGATCCCACCTCCTGCCAGTCCGGGTTTCAGCCACGGCCAATGGGCGCAGGGTGTCCATCTAGATGCCTAGCCAAGCTGAACGTGAGCACAGCCTGGCACcagctgcccccccacccccacccccgcccccaaccccccGCTTGCTCCCAGGTACCTGCACAGATGCCCAGCACCACTCTGGAAAAGATGATCAGCTCCCAAGCCTTGGCCACTTTGCTGACTCCCATGAGGATGGCAGGGACGATGGCGAATACGTTGTTAATCAGGAGGGTCCCCTTTCTGCAACAGCAGCAGAGTCCCCAGGGCAGGGGGCGGAGGTGGCAGGAGCGCCTCTGACAGCACCCCATAGTCTCCAGGCCGGCCATTGAGGGGGACTTATATGAAGCAGAACCGGGCACCAGGACTGGAGGCAGGCCGATTAACACCTGTGATACGCAGGTGCCCCGGCCTTGGTCGCTgcgagtgaggaggaattgaagcactggctgatg
Proteins encoded in this window:
- the SLC2A7 gene encoding solute carrier family 2, facilitated glucose transporter member 7, whose product is MENKETGPPQPASPKEGRLQATLVLATLSAAFGSAFQYGYNIAVVNTPHKVLKAFYNETYFERYGASMDENVMLLLWACTVSMFPLGGLLGSLVVGLLVDKCGRKGTLLINNVFAIVPAILMGVSKVAKAWELIIFSRVVLGICAGISYSALPMYLGELAPKNLRGTLGTMTEVFVIVGVFLAQIFSLQAILGNPTGWPVLLAITGIPALLQLLSLPLFPESPRYTLIQRKDEETARQALRALRGRTNVDDEIEEMRLEAQAEQAEGQLSVLHLFTFRPLRWQLVSIIVLMAGQQLSGINAINYYADTIYASAGVQAGHSQYVTVGAGVVNIVMTVISALTVELLGRRCLLLAGYGVCGSACLGLTLVLLFQSTVPELSYLGVICVFTYIAGHSIGPSPVPSVVRTEIFLQSSRPAAFMVDGAVHWLTNFIIGFVFPSIQALIGPYSFLIFAGICLLTAVYVYLVIPETKGKTFVEINQIFAKRNRVEMTEKKEERTEVAPHGPPTPARETAF